One region of Paraburkholderia phymatum STM815 genomic DNA includes:
- the msrB gene encoding peptide-methionine (R)-S-oxide reductase MsrB → MSAYEKTPEALARLTAEQRRVTQESGTERPFYNEFWDSKEAGLYVDVVSGEPLFTSLDKFDSGCGWPSFTKPLEDEHVVELRDTTHGMIRTEVRSKHGDSHLGHVFPDGPRETGGLRYCINSASLRFIPVSQLEAEGYGQYRSLFEVANK, encoded by the coding sequence ATGTCCGCGTATGAAAAAACACCGGAAGCATTGGCCCGGCTCACCGCCGAGCAGCGTCGAGTCACACAGGAAAGCGGGACGGAACGCCCGTTTTACAACGAGTTCTGGGACAGCAAGGAAGCAGGTCTGTACGTCGACGTCGTATCCGGCGAGCCGCTTTTTACGTCGCTGGACAAGTTCGATAGCGGCTGCGGCTGGCCGAGCTTCACGAAGCCGCTGGAAGACGAGCATGTCGTGGAGTTGCGCGACACGACCCACGGCATGATCCGCACCGAAGTTCGCTCGAAGCACGGCGACAGTCATCTGGGCCATGTGTTTCCGGACGGTCCGCGCGAAACGGGCGGGCTGCGTTATTGCATCAATTCGGCATCGCTGCGCTTCATTCCCGTTTCGCAGCTCGAAGCCGAAGGCTACGGGCAATATCGCAGTCTCTTCGAGGTCGCGAACAAGTAA
- a CDS encoding MOSC domain-containing protein: MPLNPSSPLARLLNGPVHPGRILWIGLRPRRKDAMSVVETAVIDAHAGLVGDHYASRAGARQVTLIQAESLRSIASHLGRSDVAALELRRNIVTEGINLVALKGRHFRIGEAVLQTTGECHPCSRMEDVLGMGGYNAVRGFGGITARVVTGGAIRIGDAIEALPVAG; the protein is encoded by the coding sequence ATGCCGCTCAACCCGTCATCGCCGCTCGCGCGCCTGCTCAATGGTCCCGTTCATCCGGGCAGGATCCTCTGGATCGGCCTGCGGCCGCGGCGAAAAGACGCGATGTCCGTAGTCGAGACGGCCGTGATCGACGCCCACGCAGGGCTTGTCGGTGATCACTACGCCAGCCGCGCCGGCGCACGTCAGGTGACGCTGATTCAGGCCGAAAGCCTGCGAAGTATCGCGAGTCATCTGGGGCGCAGCGATGTCGCCGCGCTCGAACTGCGGCGCAACATCGTGACGGAAGGCATCAACCTGGTGGCGCTGAAAGGCCGGCACTTCCGGATCGGCGAGGCCGTGTTGCAGACGACGGGGGAATGTCATCCGTGTTCGCGCATGGAGGATGTGCTGGGTATGGGCGGCTACAACGCAGTACGTGGTTTCGGCGGCATTACGGCACGCGTCGTGACAGGCGGTGCGATCAGAATCGGCGACGCGATCGAAGCGCTGCCTGTGGCAGGCTAG
- a CDS encoding DUF445 domain-containing protein, translating into MNKEAELKRAKHRATLLLLIATVIFIATAFMQRSVWIDGIKAVAEAAMVGALADWFAVVALFRRVPIPGVAAHTAIIPQNKDKIADNLAIFVREKFLDESSIVGLIRKHNPAQSIANWLCVDANTRRLGDYVLKLTGGILDLLDDARIQSFIKDALDAMLDKIDLSKATGAILDTLTRDGRHQELLDEGIEHLMALLREPGVRTFIAEQIVDWFKRQYPTLEKIMPSEWLGESGANVVADTVNNMLLRVSEDRSHKLRQKFDEAAARLVVKLKSDPAFLEKGEEIKRYVKESENLALYVRDLWAQLRDWLRRDLACDDSVLHSKIGAMGQWIGRELAQDPSLRRSLNDHMEEAARAMAPDFAGYLTRHISDTVKNWDSRDMSQQIELNIGKDLQYIRINGTLVGGCIGLLLYVSSQLFALVRLHVG; encoded by the coding sequence ATGAACAAGGAAGCCGAACTCAAACGCGCCAAGCATCGCGCGACGCTCCTGCTTCTGATCGCCACGGTCATCTTCATCGCGACAGCCTTCATGCAGCGAAGCGTGTGGATCGACGGTATCAAGGCCGTCGCGGAAGCGGCGATGGTCGGCGCGCTCGCCGACTGGTTCGCCGTCGTCGCGCTGTTCCGGCGCGTACCGATTCCCGGTGTCGCCGCTCACACAGCGATCATCCCGCAGAACAAGGACAAGATCGCCGACAACCTCGCGATCTTCGTGCGCGAGAAGTTTCTCGACGAATCATCGATCGTCGGTTTGATCCGCAAGCACAACCCGGCGCAAAGCATCGCGAATTGGCTGTGCGTCGATGCGAATACGCGGCGCCTCGGCGACTACGTGCTCAAGCTGACGGGCGGCATTCTCGACTTGCTCGATGACGCGCGTATCCAGAGCTTCATCAAGGACGCGCTGGATGCGATGCTCGACAAGATCGACCTGTCGAAAGCGACGGGCGCAATCCTCGACACGCTGACGCGCGATGGCCGTCATCAGGAACTGCTTGACGAAGGCATCGAACATCTGATGGCGCTGTTGCGTGAACCGGGCGTCCGTACGTTCATCGCCGAGCAGATAGTCGACTGGTTCAAGCGGCAATATCCGACGCTCGAAAAAATCATGCCTTCCGAATGGCTCGGCGAAAGCGGTGCAAACGTCGTTGCGGATACGGTGAACAACATGCTGCTGCGCGTGAGCGAAGACCGCAGCCACAAACTGCGACAGAAGTTCGACGAAGCGGCCGCGCGGCTCGTCGTCAAGTTGAAGTCAGATCCCGCTTTTCTTGAGAAGGGCGAAGAGATCAAACGATATGTGAAGGAGAGCGAGAATCTCGCGCTCTACGTGAGGGATCTGTGGGCACAGTTGCGCGACTGGTTGCGGCGCGACCTCGCATGCGACGATTCCGTGCTGCATTCGAAGATCGGTGCAATGGGGCAATGGATCGGGCGCGAGCTGGCGCAGGACCCATCGCTGCGCCGCTCGCTCAACGATCATATGGAAGAGGCGGCGCGCGCGATGGCGCCGGATTTTGCCGGCTATCTGACGCGCCACATCAGCGACACGGTCAAGAACTGGGATTCGCGCGACATGTCGCAACAGATTGAACTGAACATCGGCAAGGATTTGCAGTACATCCGCATCAACGGAACGCTCGTCGGCGGATGCATCGGCCTGCTGCTTTACGTCAGTTCGCAGCTTTTTGCGCTCGTGCGGCTGCACGTCGGCTAG
- a CDS encoding ParB/RepB/Spo0J family partition protein, producing MSIKDRLAKKTGDLMVPAPAQDAGRTASPRTAPGQMLAFRSAMRESSDRVSQLEAQLKEYDGAVPIRALDPKTIQASKWANRQDFGDESFAELKSLIAEAGGNTQPIKVRPSNDGDGYEIVFGHRRHRACLELDLPVNAIVDREITEQGQFVQMDQENRARKNLSPWEQGVWYKRALDDQLWPSQNAMAKACGLSQGNISSALLVAELPPEVVGAFPSPHDIQFQAARKLSVALKKAGDEIVQRAVELAEDPARTAPEVLAALLGAGRAAAPARKEEEVGIERKGDLLVIRLRANGVPQDRVEELRQLITGFLEDVQSSPD from the coding sequence ATGTCGATCAAAGACAGGCTTGCAAAGAAGACGGGGGATCTGATGGTGCCGGCTCCGGCGCAGGACGCGGGGCGGACGGCGTCTCCGCGGACGGCGCCCGGCCAGATGCTGGCGTTTCGCAGCGCAATGCGCGAAAGCTCCGATCGTGTTTCGCAGCTCGAAGCGCAACTCAAGGAGTACGACGGCGCGGTTCCCATCCGCGCGCTGGATCCGAAGACGATCCAGGCGTCGAAGTGGGCGAACCGGCAGGACTTCGGCGACGAGAGTTTTGCGGAGCTGAAGTCGTTGATCGCGGAAGCGGGTGGGAATACGCAACCGATCAAGGTCCGGCCGTCCAACGATGGGGACGGCTACGAGATTGTGTTTGGGCATCGCCGGCATCGTGCGTGTCTGGAACTCGATCTGCCTGTGAATGCGATCGTCGATCGCGAGATTACGGAACAAGGTCAGTTCGTCCAGATGGACCAGGAGAACCGGGCACGGAAAAACCTGAGTCCGTGGGAACAGGGCGTGTGGTACAAGCGCGCGCTCGACGATCAACTGTGGCCGTCTCAGAACGCGATGGCGAAGGCCTGTGGGTTGTCGCAGGGGAATATTTCCAGCGCGCTGCTGGTGGCTGAGCTGCCGCCTGAGGTCGTTGGGGCCTTTCCTTCTCCGCACGATATCCAGTTTCAGGCGGCACGGAAGTTGTCGGTGGCGTTGAAGAAGGCGGGGGATGAGATCGTGCAGCGCGCGGTCGAACTCGCGGAAGATCCGGCGCGGACCGCGCCGGAGGTGTTGGCTGCGCTGTTGGGTGCGGGCCGGGCTGCTGCTCCTGCTCGGAAGGAAGAGGAAGTGGGGATTGAGCGGAAGGGCGACCTTTTAGTCATCCGTTTGCGGGCTAACGGTGTGCCGCAGGATCGTGTCGAGGAGTTGCGGCAGTTGATTACTGGATTCCTCGAGGACGTTCAGTCGTCGCCCGATTGA
- a CDS encoding ParA family protein — protein sequence MNITIQDIVDQAARATDIVSQVRGRMLAPNARKNPPVFNASQLAALCEVDKSQITYRTSKGDLPPGTVNATGSRREFSLPEAREWVRAYRGNALRPESAPAMTVAIGNFKGGVSKTTTAMTLAQGLSLRGHRVLVIDTDPQGSLTTLFGILPDTEVEEDSTITALATGDQSSIEYAIRETYWDGIDLVPASSSLFNVEFILPSRQMKEPDFEFWNVLNTSLEQARRNYDVIIIDTPPALSYGTVNAFMAADGLIVPTPPNALDFASSAQFWTLFSDLASNLTAETNTDKSFEFIHVLLSRVDPADAAAGVVREWISATYAEKVLPVEIPKTAVTAASSAEFGTVYDISRYDGNAKTYRRAREAYDRVTEIVEQSIVAFWAKSE from the coding sequence ATGAACATCACTATTCAAGACATCGTCGATCAGGCCGCTCGCGCGACTGACATCGTCTCGCAAGTACGGGGTCGCATGCTTGCGCCGAACGCTCGTAAAAACCCGCCTGTTTTCAACGCTTCGCAGCTCGCTGCATTGTGTGAAGTCGACAAAAGCCAAATCACCTACCGCACTTCGAAGGGCGACCTGCCGCCCGGCACCGTCAACGCGACGGGTTCGCGCCGTGAATTTTCGTTGCCGGAAGCGCGCGAGTGGGTTCGCGCTTATCGCGGTAATGCGCTAAGGCCGGAAAGCGCGCCGGCGATGACGGTCGCGATCGGGAACTTCAAAGGTGGCGTGAGCAAGACCACCACCGCGATGACGCTGGCGCAGGGCTTGAGTTTGCGGGGACATCGCGTGCTCGTGATCGACACGGATCCGCAAGGTTCCTTGACCACGCTATTCGGGATTCTTCCTGATACAGAAGTGGAAGAAGATTCGACGATTACGGCGTTGGCGACGGGCGATCAATCGAGTATCGAGTACGCGATTCGCGAAACATACTGGGACGGCATCGATCTGGTGCCCGCGTCGTCATCGCTGTTCAACGTGGAATTCATCTTGCCTAGCCGTCAGATGAAGGAGCCGGACTTCGAATTTTGGAACGTCTTGAACACGAGTCTCGAGCAGGCGCGCCGCAATTACGACGTGATCATCATCGACACGCCGCCTGCGCTGAGCTACGGCACGGTCAACGCATTCATGGCAGCGGATGGCCTGATCGTTCCTACGCCGCCCAACGCGCTGGACTTCGCCAGTTCGGCGCAGTTCTGGACGCTCTTTAGCGACCTCGCTTCAAATCTGACGGCGGAAACAAACACCGATAAATCGTTCGAATTCATCCATGTGCTGCTTTCGCGCGTCGATCCCGCGGACGCCGCCGCCGGTGTGGTTCGTGAATGGATTTCCGCGACTTACGCTGAAAAAGTGCTCCCGGTGGAGATTCCGAAGACGGCGGTGACGGCGGCGAGTTCGGCTGAGTTCGGCACTGTGTATGACATTTCGCGCTACGACGGCAATGCGAAAACGTACCGCCGCGCGCGCGAGGCATACGACCGGGTGACGGAAATCGTTGAGCAATCCATTGTGGCCTTCTGGGCGAAGTCGGAATAA
- a CDS encoding replication initiation protein, whose translation MPKEVRTESVKKHVAAIHTSGELSLLERKLSNVLLLHSYDNLLTTRTHRLPVRTLMLVLGWTESENTEKLREALRQLATTAVEFNVMDDGRERWSVMPILSFAEIRTGVCSYRYDEALAEKLYDPSIYATVNLGVQRKFSKSHALTLYENCLRFQKVGSTGWIELPVLRKLLGATQEYYDDFRRLNSKVIQKAVKEINDVSDINVEVEYQRMGRSVTGVKFLIRQGAQQSLLTPETEDEFAHVRDSEIYRKLRAHGIGDKLALSFVIEDEERARLVVQLAEEKDKKGQIKRSTAGFIRTLIENKADVSEPEYEKEKREKAQKQAAAVRSRTLDARLQELRIDFDRLQCAAAVKALTQDEKRAFARQFVEGDGAKYAREFRPESPGLFSGSVGRVNFASWLRNRVRPEFDVHKFDAWLSQNHQDIALQRN comes from the coding sequence TTGCCGAAAGAGGTTCGTACCGAAAGCGTCAAAAAGCATGTGGCCGCCATCCATACAAGCGGCGAGCTTTCGCTGCTCGAGCGAAAGCTGTCCAATGTGCTGCTGCTGCATTCGTACGATAATCTTCTGACCACGAGAACGCACCGCCTGCCGGTCCGTACGCTCATGCTCGTGCTCGGCTGGACCGAGAGCGAAAACACCGAAAAACTTCGCGAAGCGCTCAGACAGCTGGCCACGACCGCGGTCGAATTCAATGTCATGGATGACGGTCGCGAGCGGTGGAGCGTAATGCCGATCCTGTCGTTCGCCGAAATTCGGACCGGCGTGTGCTCGTACCGCTACGACGAGGCGCTGGCCGAAAAGCTTTATGATCCGTCCATCTATGCGACCGTCAACCTCGGCGTGCAGCGTAAATTTTCGAAGTCGCACGCGTTGACGCTCTACGAAAATTGCCTGCGTTTTCAGAAGGTTGGCTCGACCGGCTGGATCGAGCTTCCGGTCCTGCGGAAGCTTCTCGGTGCAACCCAGGAGTATTACGACGACTTTCGCCGGCTGAACAGTAAAGTGATTCAGAAGGCCGTCAAGGAGATCAACGATGTCTCGGATATCAACGTAGAGGTCGAATACCAGCGTATGGGCCGCTCGGTGACGGGCGTGAAATTCTTGATCCGCCAGGGCGCGCAGCAGTCACTTTTGACGCCGGAGACGGAAGACGAATTCGCGCACGTTCGCGACAGCGAGATTTACCGGAAGCTGCGCGCGCATGGCATCGGGGACAAACTGGCGCTGAGTTTCGTGATCGAGGACGAGGAACGAGCACGGCTGGTGGTGCAGCTTGCCGAAGAGAAAGACAAGAAAGGGCAGATCAAGCGCTCGACGGCTGGTTTCATCCGCACACTCATCGAGAACAAGGCAGACGTGTCCGAGCCCGAGTACGAGAAAGAAAAGCGCGAAAAGGCTCAGAAACAGGCAGCGGCTGTGCGTTCGCGGACGCTCGATGCCCGTTTGCAGGAGTTGCGCATCGACTTCGACCGTCTTCAATGCGCCGCGGCAGTCAAGGCGCTCACGCAGGACGAGAAGCGAGCCTTTGCGCGCCAGTTCGTCGAAGGCGACGGCGCGAAGTACGCACGCGAGTTTCGTCCGGAGAGTCCGGGCCTGTTTTCGGGCTCAGTGGGCCGCGTGAACTTCGCATCCTGGCTGCGAAACCGCGTCCGCCCCGAATTCGACGTACACAAGTTCGATGCGTGGTTATCGCAAAATCACCAGGACATCGCGTTGCAACGGAATTGA